In Runella sp. SP2, the genomic window GAATGATACGTCGCTTGAGTTTGATGTGCTCTTTGGCGTCAATGTATATTTTTAGGTCGAGCAACTCAGAAATTTCTTTGAAATAAAACACAAATATACCTTCGACCACGATAATGGGAGTAGGCCGAAAAGTTAGCATTTGTGGAATAATATTGGGATTATTAAAGGTATATTCTAGTTTTTCAACTGGTTTACCTTCTCGAAGTTGGATGATATGTTCGGCGTACGAACGGTGGTTAATCGCAATAGGTAAATCAAAATTATGAACCCCATTTTCATCCACTGGGACCTCGTGCCGAGGACGGTAATAGTGGTCTTGTGAAATAAGGCAAATTTCATCATCTGAAAATGCGCCCATCAAACTATT contains:
- the udk gene encoding uridine kinase is translated as MKKPFIVGITGGSASGKTYFLNSLMGAFSDDEICLISQDHYYRPRHEVPVDENGVHNFDLPIAINHRSYAEHIIQLREGKPVEKLEYTFNNPNIIPQMLTFRPTPIIVVEGIFVFYFKEISELLDLKIYIDAKEHIKLKRRIIRDQVERGYDLTDVLYRWENHVFPTYEQFIKPSKADADLIIPNNRHFHRGLEVVKSFLKTKIS